Within Moritella sp. Urea-trap-13, the genomic segment GAGTTACACCATTCCAGTTCAGGCCAAAAGCGGCAATGCTGGGAAAGGCGCTGAGCGTGTGGTTTCTGTCTATACCGAGACGGTGCAGTACCATGAAGTTTCACAATCTATCTCATTGATCGGTAAGTTACAGTCTACGCAATTTGTTAGCGTGGCACCGGAAGTCGCAGGTAAGGTTGATAGTATCAAGATCACTGCCAATCAAACGGTGAAAGCAGGGCAGTTATTAGTGCAACTCGATGACAGTAAAGCCCAAGCGGCACTGCTAGAAGCGAAGGCTTATTATACCGACGAGCAACGTAAGCTAAATGAATATTCAACGCTGGTAAAAAGTAATGCCATCACCCAAACTGAAGTTTATGCACAATCGGCAATCGTCGCGATTGCGCAGGCGCGTTTAGCCGCAGCACAAGCAAATATGGATGATCATTATTTAACAGCGCCGTTTGCTGGTACGGTTGGCTTACTCGATTTTAGCCGCGGTAAAATGGTATCAGTAGGTACCGAACTGTTAACCCTTGATGACTTATCGACAATGCAGCTTGATCTCGCTGTACCAGAGCGTTATTTATCGCAACTATCCACGGGCATGGCTGTGACATCAACTAGCCGCGCTTGGGATGAGCAATCTTTTAAAGGCGAGGTTGTGGCGATTGATTCGCGTATTAACGCGGAAACGTTAAACTTGCGTGTACGGGTTAATTTTGAAAATAAAGATAACCGCCTTAAACCGGGCATGATGATGTCATCAAGTGTGGTTTTCCCCGCAATTAACGAGCCTATTATTCCAGTGCAAGCGTTAGAATACTCAGGGACTAAACGCTTTGTGTATGTGGTGGGTGACGATGAACGTGTAACCCGTACACAAGTATCACTTGGCGCGCGTATTGTTGATCAAGTTCTGATTGAAAGTGGCTTAGGAATTGGCGACCGCATTGTCGTGCAAGGTCTGGTTAATATGCGTAATGGACTGCAAGTAAAAGATTTAACTGGCCAGCAGGAGACTAACTAATGTGGTTGTCTGATACTTCAGTTAAACGACCGGTTGTCGCGATTGTACTCAGCTTATTGCTGTGTGTTTTTGGTGCCGTGTCGTTTAGTAAACTTGCAGTACGCGAAATGCCAGATGTTGAAAGCCCTGTTGTTACGGTAATGACACGGTATGACGGCGCGGCAGCTTCAATTATGGAAAGCCAGATTACTTCTATTATTGAAGATCAAATTACCGGCATTAGTGGTATCGATGAAGTTAAATCGGTGACGCGTAATGGTATGTCGCGTATTACTGTGACGTTTGACTTGGGCTGGAATTTAACCGAAGGTGTCAGTGATATTCGTGACGCGGTTGCTAAAGCACAGCGCAGTTTACCCGATGAAGCCGACGACCCCATCGTATCGAAAGATAATGGTAGTGGCGAACCCTCGGTTTATATCAATTTAAACTCGACTGAAATGGATCGTACTCAGCTGACCGATTATGCCCAACGGGTATTGGAAGATCGCTTTAGCTTGATTTCAGGCGTGAGTTCGGTTGATTTATCTGGTGGCTTATATCAGGTAATGTACGTTAAGTTGTTCCCTGATTTAATGGCTGGGCGCGCTGTCACAACCAGCGATATTGTCGATGCCTTAAAAACTGAAAATGTTGAGAATCCCGGTGGCGAAGTACGTAACGATACCACTGTGATGTCAGTGCGTACCGCGCGTTTATATGCTCAGCCACAAGACTTTGAGTATCTCGTTGTACGCACGACGAGTGACGGTTCGCCGGTGTATTTACGCGATGTAGCACAAGTCTATGTTGGCGCTGAAAATGAGAGTTCGTCATATAAAAGTAATGGTATCGTTAACCTGAGTTTAGGTGTGGTGACGCAATCGGATGCCAATCCATTGGATGTGGCGTCAGCGGTGCATGCAGAAGTCGATAAGATGCAAGCGTTCTTGCCCGCAGGTATGAGCTTAGCGGTTGATTACGATTCCACTGTGTTTATTGACCAGTCTATTTCGGAAGTGTACAGCACGCTCTTTATCACTGGTGGTTTAGTGGTATTAGTTTTGTACATCTTTATTGGTCAAGCGCGGGCGACCTTGATCCCTGCTGTGACAGTGCCGGTATCGTTAATTTCATCGTTCATTGCAGCTTATTATTTTGGTTTTTCAATTAACTTAATTACCTTAATGGCGCTGATCTTATCGATTGGTTTAGTTGTTGATGATGCGATTGTGGTGGTTGAGAATATTTTCCATCATATCGAGCAAGGTGAAAAACCATTACTAGCCGCCTATAAAGGCACCCGAGAAGTGGGGTTTGCAGTAGTTGCGACAACCATGGTATTGGTGATGGTATTCCTGCCTATTTCCTTTATGGATGGCATGGTCGGTCTGTTGTTTACCGAGTTTTCGGTATTACTCGCCATGTCAGTGATCTTCTCGTCACTGATCGCCTTGACTCTGACACCAGTACTTGCCAGTAAAATGTTAAAAACAGAGCAAAAAAGCAATCGTTTTAGTGTGTGGATGGAAGGCTTATTCCAACGCTTAGAAAACGCTTATCGCGGTATTGTTGCTAAGGCTGTGAAGT encodes:
- a CDS encoding efflux RND transporter periplasmic adaptor subunit, whose amino-acid sequence is MYKRTSLAIISALMFSFSSYTIPVQAKSGNAGKGAERVVSVYTETVQYHEVSQSISLIGKLQSTQFVSVAPEVAGKVDSIKITANQTVKAGQLLVQLDDSKAQAALLEAKAYYTDEQRKLNEYSTLVKSNAITQTEVYAQSAIVAIAQARLAAAQANMDDHYLTAPFAGTVGLLDFSRGKMVSVGTELLTLDDLSTMQLDLAVPERYLSQLSTGMAVTSTSRAWDEQSFKGEVVAIDSRINAETLNLRVRVNFENKDNRLKPGMMMSSSVVFPAINEPIIPVQALEYSGTKRFVYVVGDDERVTRTQVSLGARIVDQVLIESGLGIGDRIVVQGLVNMRNGLQVKDLTGQQETN